In the Anomalospiza imberbis isolate Cuckoo-Finch-1a 21T00152 chromosome 3, ASM3175350v1, whole genome shotgun sequence genome, GTGGAAGATTCCTCCTTCAAACATTACCAGGTTGCCAGCAAAGCCTGCCATTGTAACCACATTCTGGAAAAAACACTGTGCCTATTTGCAATAGATAAAAATTAAACTGTCAACAAAAGGAAGATCAGGATTTTGCCAGCTTAAGTGTTCTCTGAAGTTCCTGAAGTTGCATGTTGCCTTGAGTAATCATCATCCTGATTGCATCCTGTAAAACAGAATGAAATCTAGTGAACTGTACGTCTGTACACAGCATGGGTTTTACACAAGCATGCAGACTTTTAATGCATTAAAATACATACAACTCTTACTAGCACTACTGTCATTTACTGCTTTGTGTGACATAACACTGCTGTCTCCGAGATGGTTAAAAACCAGGTAAATAAATGCATTCATTTTCTCCAGTTCCTTAACAATGTACTTGGTTATGGCTTTGTTTTAAAACTCAGTTTTTAACAGGATTCAACCCCCtaataatgttttctttatgCCTGTGTGTGTACTGCCTTTATAAGCCAGTAGTGAGAACAGCACACGAGCATTATGGAGATGGGTTTTACACAGCAGGTGTGGGTTTCTCAACATTATCTAAGGGCTCTAAGGTATATTGTCTGTATAGTTCAGCCACCAATTCCTTGGGTGTCCGCTAGAAAAGGAAATGAACTAGGAAGCAGAGGACAGGAGATGTACAATAAATGTGAATGTTTCTGCATTTCACACTGACTTCACATCCTTAACCATCCCATCTGATTGTATGCTGCTTGAATAGAAgtgaaattaaagcaaaaaaaaaaaaaaaaaaacaaaaaaaaaacccaaaaaaccaaaaacttaaACTGTTACTAAGTTTGTGTTAGTTACCATATATACACACGGTTTTCCTGATCTGTGATTTGTGTAAGTAGAATATTTGTTGTTTAGGTTTTTAATTCCAGATTATTCTCTGGAAATTTGAGAAACATTACTGCCGCTAAGAGGGGGAATAATAGTTAGAGATGCTGGATTATTTCTTCGCATAAATGAGGAAACGCTAACGGGATTTCTCACCAGACTGGAAGTGACACCtacaaaacaaacccccaagACACAGGACAGGCCAGTGCAGCCACCGAGCCCGAGGGCAGGCGATCAGAGTGGCGGGTTCCCAATCCTCACCTCTTCTGTAGCATCCTTATTTCTCTTGAATTCCTCCCTGGCCCAGTCCTTCAAGTAGCGGCGATCCTGCTCAGCAGGGACCTCCCGGATAGCCCGCAGGATCTTGCGGTACAACTGAAGGACCTGCTGCCGCCTCAGGAACTGGCAAGGAGAGAGGGAAGTCTGCCCGCTGCCCCAGGACAGTGCTGCGAGCTGCGCCCTCGGCGCTTTGCTTCCAGGGGTATTTAAACAACCACCGAGTTCCCCATCGTTTCTACAAGACGCCGCTTGCCCGATCCCCCGAGCCCGCCCGTACCTGCTTGAGGGTGAGCGCGCCCGGCGGCAGCCGCCCGGCCGCCATGACGCGGctccgcccccgccccgccacGGGGCCGCCGAGCCCGCCCCGCGCGGGCGGGGCCAAGGCCGCCATTTCCTGCGCCGTCGCAGCGGTCGCGGCCGGTCGGCCTGCTTAAACTTTCACCAATTCAAGGCGCAGACGTCGTAATTACAAAGAGCGGTACCTCTGTTTATTAGTATAGACGATACAAGATGCATAGCCTTTGCAATGAAACATCGCGTCCGTGCTCCAAGACACCGGATTTATGAAACATCCCCAAAGCCTGCCTCGGACAGGGGCAAACTTCACAGTGTAAAGCGGTAAGGCAGGGATCAGCACATGGCATGACTCAGAAAACTCCCTGCTGCTATCGTCAGGCAAAAATCGGCAGGAATTAAAAAGAATGTGTTAAAACCGCAGAATATTttgaagtacttttttttttttttttggttgattaAAACCATCTGCCTTGCCTGCTCCCCGCTCTTTACTTCCCAGAGGCACCTCCACGCAGGTGATGCTGAAAAAGGCTTTATTTGCAACTCACTTCAACTTCTAGTGCAGAAATGCCTTCCCAGGAACAAGACTGGTTTTACTTAtggcagggagggagcggcAGGAATAGTATTACCTCTAATACTTGTTAATATTacaaattgtttttttttcttaaaggtaATAAGTTATTACAAGAGAAGTTGAGAGAAGTTTTACATTTCTTGTGGGAATAGCAGGAGACAGTCTCACCATTGCATAATTGTCCTCTGACACAAGTGGGAGGATGCACCCAATCCATTCTGTTCTTACACAgtctctgccccagggcagctcccGCAGGATAATTCCAGTTAGGAAGAGCTTTATGACCCCTCCCAAGAAATGCAGTTTCTTGTATTTCAGCAGTGCAGGAGCAGCAATCGGGTCCTGACCTTGTCTACCAAGTCTAAAGGGTGTCGGAGGCAGTCACCAGCTCAAACCATTGTCTGAGGGCATCGCTCAGAGTTTCTGGGAGCGCATTCACATCTCTAAGGATCATGTAgaacgggaatgggaattcTTCCATGTAAGATCTGATTTCAGGCAATTCCCCACGTCCTTTGAATATAGGTACTTTAATGTCCAAAATAGAATCCTGTAAAAAAAGTGCTGACGTTACTGCTAAATGACACGCATATTCTATGATCACTGATAGAATTTACCCTATTTTCTAAGTGCTTATAATTCTCCCCCGTTAGATTAAAAGTTAATAAAACACTTTTAAGATTAAAAGCTCTAAGTGTTCAATGGTAAATCAGAGCAGAAGCTGAACATAAATCAGTTAAATGCTTTTGCCCTTTTAGATAAAAGTGTACTATTCCATGAATTATAGGCTAGAAGAGACTAAGCCTAAGCTTCTGCAATACCaaattctgtaaataaattctGTCTTTTCTTAGCATTTTATGATTTGAGTTTACTGTTGGCACTTTAGATTTATTAATTTGATGCCTTCCCAAGATAGTCTGTAAGCTCTTTAGTGCTGAGTTCAACTCATATTTGTGCAGTGCTCTAAAATAAGATTCTTTAGCaacttcacagtatttcaacaAATACTACAAAGACAAAAATCAGATTAAGCTCCAGATATGTTTCTTGTAAAATAACTTAGTTGCTCAATGTAACAGCTCAGAAATTAATAAACGTTACGGAAAACAcctttttcccccagaaaaaaaaagcttatgaAAAACACCCAGAATTTTTGCTTGACACTACAGCCAGGTTTCATCAGAACCTTTTAGCTGTTTGTCAGCAGGAGAATGGCTAGTTTTTCAACACTAAATATAGCAGATGAGTTTTGTATGCAAAAATAAAGATGCAGGAAGAAAACACGAACCACAAAATTAGAGTCTTTACCACATAACTCTATCAGGCTTATGTTTGCTCACTTACTGCACTACACAGCCTTCCTGAAACACTCCCATATATTTCAGCTTCCCATCCAAGGATATCTTTTCTTCTCCAATTACCAGATGCAGGACTCAGCTTTCCCAACTGAGGCACTAAATAACTCTCATGTACTCCCTTCTGTCTAATGTTTAATCTCATACTGGCTCCAGCTGTCATGTCAATTGAGGACTGCTGTCAGAAATTATCAAGCTGAATCAGAGCTGAGATGGAACAAAGCATCTCTCAAACTCCAAATCTGTCAACCTGCCAGCTGCTTCCCTGGTGGCCGAGAGCTACAAGCATTCCATTTGAAGACGGGAGCTCTTAGCCTTTCTGTGGCATGGAAgctgagatatttttttttttttaatacaaaagaTAAAAAGCACAGTAGGAAGAAATGGTAGATCTGACAGACGTGGAAAACTGCACTTGGGTTCAGTATCTCTGACCTCTACAAAAGATAAGGGAGCTGTATGGCACtataaaagacaagaaaaagatTTGTATCGGTTTCTCATTCACTGCAGTTGAATACTTCTCCCTTGTTCACTTACCCGGGAATTAGGGTTGTCCAACACTACGAAAATAACAAAGATATTGGCATTCCGAGCTGCTTGAACTGCTGCCGTCACCCGTTCCTTGCCTTCCAAGAAAAGGCCTCTTCCATCAGATACAATCAAAAGCAGCTGTGCTGTTTCTGAGCACaaagaacatttaaaattcCAGTAAGTTCAGAGTAAAACgtttaaaaggcaaaaacccCTATTTTGCTGTTTGGTCTGTGGGTATAATGGAAAAAGTAGTATTCCTAAGGAAATTAACTCTTAGTCAAATAGAATTCTGTCAAGTCAGTCCCGTTAGTCTGAAGTAAACCTCCTGAAACATCAGACTTAGCACCCATGCTAGGTTCCCCAGCAGCAACCATTTCTGAAGACATGTTACTTGACCAAAGTTGCCCCTAGAGCCAGATACATCCCTCTAGATGTACATTCTAAGTTATGTATCTGTCATCCCTTAATTACGCGTAGAATCACAGTAATTACAGTCAGAAGTGTAAGCCCCCATGTTACAGAGGGATGCAGAACACACTTCTGCAGACATGCCCCAAATGTGACAGGGCACATTTACATGTGACAGGTCTTTTTACAGAAAGAGGTGATGGATCCTACAGCCTTTTCTCTTGGCAGCTCCCTAATCCTAAGGAGCTGATTGCTGCTGCATCCCTGGCTAATTTAACACAACTGGATGCTGCTGCCCCTCAGAATATTGTGACACCCTGGCCACCCTGTGGCAAAGCAGCTGTGGATTATAAATCCCAGACTGTCCAGTTCTTGGAATACTTCAACAAGAACTTATAAAAAATACAGGTGCCACCATGACAAGCTTTTAACTATCACAGAGCAATCTTTTAGACTAACTGTGGGGCAGACATGAGGCAAGCagatttccagcttttcttggaAATTCAAGCAATTTGTGACCTAAAGTTGCAGGACAGTGAAGGGCAGGTAGGAGGCAAATTCCCTCATCAGAGCAGTGTGTTTCTGAATACCTAGAGACCTCAAGCTCTCAAGCAGGATAAGAAGTGTCTAGAGAGTCAGGGTCCTTAGGTAGCTGGACAACGCTCCAAGCTGGCACTGTCTATGCCTTAACACAGTCTGCAATCAGGAGGTAAAGGGAGACATGCAAGATGTGCCTTTTTGAAAAGTCTTACACAAAATTTTCGTGAATTATTGACAAATATGAAGTAGGTGTCACCCGGGTTTTGAGCTAAATTTCAACCAAACATTGCTTTTGAcaaagcaaaagccaaagcccTAATTCAAGTGATGTTTCAGTCCTAGGAGTCTTCCTGGCAGGATCCTACTTCAGGACTGTAGTAAGCATTCCACTGCCATGGCAACAAGCACAGTAACACAAAAAAACTCACCCGGATTAATATTTTGAGAaaactgctgtgctgcagcaaacATATTTGCTGATGATTCTAGAAACTGCAGAGGAAATAGATAAGAAAATCAAGTTATCTcatcataaaaataataaactttCAAATGTAAACATGTCTAAAGAACATCTTTCTCTATTTTAAGTGGTCAGACTGTCTTATCATTTAACACAGAGTTCTTAGCATTTTCCTGTATTAACTCCTGCTTTAAATTTATTAAGTACTTTTGAACTAAAGAATCTTCAGAGAGCCTTcaaacagaatttatttttttcccaatactAGCAAAGCCATCAACACAGTGCACCGCTAATGAGTGTACTGTGCTAATGAGATTAACGGTATCATTGAAAATATACATCTTAGATATAAGTTGAACTTCTTTGGCTTCAGCTTGAAACAGAAGTATCTAGTTTAATACTCCCCATTAAAATTAAGAACATCAACAGTACCCAAAAAACTTTTTAGGACTCAATACAGAGAAAGGTGAATGCTTAAAAGTGGTATACATCAGAAATAAAAGTGAGAACAAACTCCATGTGTTACAAAACTATGaccattttatttctttgttatCTAACCTGCTATCAGACTCTCAAATACAAAAAACTATTAAGTGTTACAAAGTGATCATAAAACCATGAAGCTGCTGATATCTTGTCTGGAAAAGATTGGCAAACCTGATGCCCTAGAGGCATTCTTGTGTACCTGggctatttttgttttcttctgctgaaaCTTGCAAAGACGCAATATCCGTGTCCCTGACTGGTCACTGAACTGCTCGTGGAACGGGTGCAGCAGCTGAACAGTCTCTCCAAAGCttcagaaaagaagggaaaattaCAGCATGAAACTGGTATTTACATTCTGCTCTGAAGTACTGAAGAAAAGTCAAGATTTCAAATAAACTCACCTACACACAGCAATTTGTCCCACTTCTAGAAGAGTCAGAGCATTTCCAATAACTGCCAGGGATTCATATGCAAGCTATTAAAAAGTTGCATCAAAAATAGCGTAGTCAATACTCAAAGCCCAgtattaaatatgaaaaattttaatgaaattatttttcatcatcTAGAAAGATAATTGAAGAGACTGCCTATCCCTTTGCCTGTCTTATGTAAGACAGTGCAATAAAGATACACTAGTTCTGCTTGAGGGCTGCAGCTGATTGATTCAGACACTCCACTTTAGGTAGGCTaatgaaataaataagtaaCTGTTCAGAAGGAAACACAccattttaattaataaaaacccTACAAGTGGGCTATGATGAATGGATATTTAGTGCTCCAATGAACTGCTAGATAAGGAAGTTTTGGCCTTTTGTAGACCACAAAAAGTAGTTTTACAGTGGATATGTACATCTCTAACAAACTTAACAGCTCATCCTTTCAGCTGGTTTTCACTGCTCTTTTGTTAATAAATCTCTTAGGCATGAAGTGACAAGAGTTCAAGCACATGGACTGGAAAAATAGATGCTTTGGAATTAGCAGACTTtccagcagccaccagccctgtaTGAAACAAGTCAGCAACTGCCATACACATTAGTGACAGGTGGTTTCTCCATACTCCTCCCAAGGTTTTATTTTACCTGTTTAGAGTGATTGTCAATCATACTAGAGGAATCATCAATAGCCAGGCAAATCTGGTACTGTCGTTTACTGGGCTTGGTCCTTCGCAGCCAGATCTTGTCTTTTCGGAACTGACTGGCAATGTACGGGATCACTTTGCGCATGTTCAGTCTCTTCCCAGTTCTGTAGTCTCCTCTGGAAGTTGAGAAGAAAGACATAGTGACAGGACTTATCAGCAAGTATCTCATTCTGGAAATCCATCGCCTATGCAGCATATACATcaaataattcttttttaaaatacaacaaatCTCATATTAGTAGTTTTAATACTGATATTTCCTTATAGATGAAAATATTGCCCACATTTTTAATGTAAGATAGATATTCATTGGTTTTAAAAGTTCATATCTAGATATCTAAAATGGAAGGCAGACCTTGAATTTACATTCCACCAGTTTGAAACAAgtctgtatttctttaaaaaaataatcctttaaTGTTATGAACAACGTAAAAAATTTTGACGTTTAACATAATCTTTTGGCTCAACTTCAAATGGTGAAGTTCATTAATCGCCTGTTGCAcgggagaaaaaaaagtaggagGCAATATCCTCAGGATGGGTGCTGACTACTGTATCATATTTGCATTTCATAAAATAACCTAATGTTCCTATACAAGGAAATTGAAGGCATTTGCAAACAGGAATAACTAGTGTAATGCAAGAACATAAAGCTGCAGTTTTACAGAGGTTAAAGTGCCCCAAACCCATGAGTTTAAAGACATCAGAAGCCTCAGAAAGACCCGACTTACTTCAACTTGGCAGCCTGAGTGGGTTCCAGGATGAGTCGCAGCTGTTCACAAAGCTGCTGTGATAGAGGAGCTGTCAATACTAAATACTTCTgccacagctgtgctgcttccTTCTCCTACAACATCacacaaagaaattaaagtGAATTATGAAAGAACAAAACAAGATGGGTAGCACTGTCTGAAGAAAGAAACCAAACTTCAGCGCGCTAAGAGGAAGGCAGTAACCAGCTAAAACTGAGGGTGTCTCGCATGACAATCTGCATTCACATTCAAAACAAGATCTGAAACAGCATCCTGCTTCAAGAATAATGTAGTATGTTTTTCAAAATAAGTTTAATGTAACAAGATAAATAGTATCTCTGTCATGTGATTTTGAGTATTTAGATTGTAGCTTGCTTGGATTCCTCAATGTTTTAGCAGTAAAAGAAGATGAAATAATGCAATGAAGGATTCTTATGACAGTTTTATATTCAAATGAGGTCACGAACCTCCTCCGGAGTTCCAGGCTGTTGTGTCTGCCAAGCTTCCAATTGCCTTTCAAGTTCCTTTCTTAGCTCTTCAGGATCTCTAACGATGTGCTAGAAGTGGAGTTATGAGTTTTatgagacagaaaaataagtttACACATCTGGTGATCCCCAAAGTGTAGCAAACTATAAAGAAAGTGAAATGCATTGCTCTCATTcttataaacaaaaaaataccctAATACCTAAATTGGGATTCTAAATCGCCATGTTTTTTAATAGTTTCTATGTACATGAAGGATAAATACCTCCCCACAAATATCTCCATATGTGATTTAATCAATATAGAAACAAAGTTAGGAACATCTATGACACTGACACTGAATACAATAAAATATAGAATTTCAAGATAAATCAATGAAATTATCTTGACAAACACCAGACTTATTGACAGTATAATGGAGACCAAACTATTGAACACTACACCTAACTAGTATCTTTGAAAACATAGTATACTTCgcttaattatatttttttacaagCTTCATTCAAACCACTTGAAGATTGAATGACATCATCCTCCTTACCTGGCACCAAATATTATTTGATAAGCCATTCTGTTAAAGGACACCCAAGCTTCCTGATATTCCTTTTACTCTCACTGTGCTTTCAGTGACAGTCTCTGTCCCTGACTTACAAACCCCCAGTTTGGCCAAACAGCAATACTTGGTCTGTATAACCTGCAGGCTTACAGACTAAGGAAAATAAGCCCATGACTCCAAACTCAGAAGTTCCAGTAACTTCTCATTCCTcaagaagcagcagctctcccacTGGTCACCTACTGCACGTTTAAGGAAGGGAGAAAGAATAGACACGGAAGGgatttctctcttctttcttctgctgAAAGGTGAGAAGCTGCACTTTTCCCCCAGCtgcctctttcccttcccctttaaATGGTGCTGCAAGAGCTCCCTCTCCTGTTCCACATTTTGCATGCCAGTTGGAAAAAAACTACAAACCACAAGGCCACAATTATTCTGACAACAGGAGAACACTTGCATTCAGCAGCCTTTTTCCAAAAAGCTGCAATACTTGGCATTAAGATAGAAATGCCCAGTGCAGCTGGCACACAATCCTTTCTGTGTTATGCATAGAAACGGTAAAATAGGACCCTCCAAGTGTGTACTTAGGACACCATACTGTAAGAATGAAAGGTCAATCCTAAGAAAACCCagacactgaaaatatttgtattttatcaATTGGTTATCCACCACCAACTGTTTCTATGCCATAGGTCTTTATgataaaatttgctttttcagaGAAGTTTGCACTGGAAAACCATGTTACAGGAAGCTCTAGGATCTTCTAGGCCTTGGTATTTTTTGAATTGAGACATTCATAAAAAGCTCAAAAAGGTTCTACAATACCTGCAATCAGCTGTTATAAAGAAGTACTCTATTAATGGATAATGACTGAATTGGctgaaaaaaagtaattctaGTCTTTTGCATTTACAGAGTTTCATTAACACAGGTCAAGTAAAACCATCTGTTTCTCCTGCTGTAGATAAAAGAAGACAGACTGGGTATCCTACCTGGGGAATGTCCATCAGAAACTGGTGGGCTGTGTGTATGGTCGAGTCCTTGCTTCTCTCTGGCTTCTCTTCAGCCACCTTTAGCAGTTTTTCTGGTGCAGAGTCATTGACATCCTCTGAGTTCAAAGTCTGGAGCTCTGGCTCTACATCACCTGGTCCTAGAACCACAAAACTAATTACTTAGTGGAGACTTTGTGGATCACACATAATACAAGAAACAATATTGTACCTTGACTCTTTCACAGAGCATCTCATATGCTTTGTAGTGCAgctgattttttcttttaaaggaaaattaaattttcttgcCAAATTCTAAGACATTTAATTCTAGGAATGGGACAAATACATCTTGCAACTCACTGGAACAGAAAACCACGCATTTCctaatgcaaattatttttctgtcttgtaaACTTCTTGCCAAATAAAGTAATAGTTAGCAGAGATTTAACATCTGAGAGTTCCACTGGTGAAGTACATTTAGTGACTCTCATAGCCTCTGTGACAGAATGATAGGAGGTATAAAGTAATTTGAACAGTCAGAAAATCATCATTAAAAATGGCAATCTTTGCTTATCTTTTACTCTCTGATTTTTTAATAGAACAGTTTTGTATAAATcaaaaatcaatttacaaaTAAAGGAATGGACTAGAGAGTTTATTACTGTTTCTACTGTACTACGATGTTTAACAACTCATTTCTTAAGAATTAttctaaaagagaaaaagtgtGATGTTATAGGACACGTTTCAAAGACTTGTTTTTCAGAACACAGAGTTAGAGAATCGTGTGGAAAAACAAGTAGACTGATTACATGCACACCTGTACCATAAATAGAGAGTCTAGCAAGAGATCTAAGTGATTAAAGCTCAAGGGAGTGGGAGGCAAGAATGTAGGCTTGTAAAACTTGTCTCCCCTCTCCAGCCATGCTTTGCGTTGTTCAAGAAGAAAACTGTACAAAATTCCAAGCTATGGTGTCATTTACTTAGAGTATTCAAAATTACAATTTCTATTGCAATTGGCAAGAGATACTTCTACCTAgcttatttttggtttttagaAGCCAGGGGGGATGTGGCTGACAAGTCAGACCTATCTTGTCTACCAACTACTTCTGTTAGCTGCTCAGGTTTGTTCCCACTTAAGAAAGAAGGCAGTGAGAGTTTGGTGCTACCTCACCAGATGTTCAGACCAGCTCCTCTACTTcttgctggtttgtttttttgggtttttttccagaagttaTGCATAAAGCAGTTGAGTTATGCGGTGCTGATGGTGGTGACACTGGAATGCATTGTTAAATGCCAATTAATTAAGTGAATTGGCACTGTGCTGAACAGTAGGGAAGcgtttgctttttatttcatcaAAGTGGTGGATAAAGATTAGAGATCATTAACTTGAAAGAAAGCAGCAAACCCCTCTGTCACTCAATCAATTTAGCAAAGGCTAATGCTGGTTACTAGGCAGAAGTAAGAATACTGCTGCAGAGGAATCAATTTAGAGCAGGCATATAGCCTTATAAAACATATCCACTACATGCAAATCTAAATACCTACATATACATTCTACAGATCCATATCAGCACACGTTTAGAATGCTTTTCAAGTTAATGTACCAGGAGGTTTAGTGGCAgaagacttctttttttctggcttcagctcttcagtgtcAACTGCTCTTAGATCCTCATCCTGCAtttctgtttccattgctgCATCTTCACAGtctccttcttccttttcttcaggaGGCATAATAGGTTTCTCTTGCTCCTTGCTAGCTACATCTGCACAAAGACAACAATACTTGTCAAGAGGAAAGTGGAAGGAGAAGTAGTCAAGTGAGTCAAGTGCATTATGAGGCCACTGTGTATCAGTATCAGTGAACTTAGAAGAGATCTGAGGCTCAAACCCCTGTTCTTtcactctgctgtgctgtgtcatgTCAGTAAGCTATTGCCTTGATTAGCTGAAGCAAGATTTGAAGAGAATAGATTATAAAGATATTAagataaaatccatttttaaagtaaaaatcaCTGTTTTCAGAAGTGTTATTGTTAGTTTGAATCTGACTGCCAAAGAGTAGCATTTATTGTAGTGAAATGGTGTGGCACCTTTAACCAAAACAAGGATTGTTAAACCtaactttaaaaagcaaacagggAAAACTACAGCAAATACGAGTGTTTCAGGATTTGATTCTGCAATGACAACTCTTTACCCCCAGAAATACCACTGTACCATATGTCTGTGCATCATAGTGTTCAGAGCCTTGTTTAATATGTTCAAATGCATCAGCCTCCTCCACGTTTTGTTTAGGCTGAATTGTATCCTGCTTTGCATCACTGCTGGGTTCCATGGTTCTCAGTCGCTTGTGGATGCGTTCATTGTGATCTCCCATTGAGCGCTCATTGTCTGCCTGGCCAGGTTTCCTCTTGAAACTCTGAAAAGGAACAAATTAACACCATGAACTTCAAGAGAGGTGTAACCCACCACTAAAGAGAACAGTGCTCTAACAAGGAGAAACTGAGTCCTGCCTATTTGCTGGTTAATATTAAGACATTTAAACAAAGATTTAAAAGAAGAGACGAACCTGCGTATTTTTTATGCTTTGCTTCTGAGAAGCCATCCGGGCCATGCGTGTGGATTCATGGCCTTCTGACTGATTTGCACTTGAAGCTCCAGTTCCactttcctgaaagaaaaaaaaaaaaaatttcaagtgTAACTAAAAGTAGAAACTACTGTAAACAAACTACAGATGTTAAACTGCGGTGCTTTGCTACATTCTGTTCTGAATGACCAATGGCTCATAATTGCAAGTATCATTCTTATGGATAGCAGACAAGCCACTTCTACAGTTTAACAATTATCCTAAACTTACCTTTATAGCACTGAAAATGCAGGGTATCTACACAGTcattaagggtttttttcagtgaatttATAGCTGGTATAAACTAAGGTCTTACACAAAGTTCTTAAAACCTATGGCAGCAGTTCCCTGATTTCAACTTGAAAACATATTCACAAATTTAGCATTTTTAAACTCAGACACTTCCACATAATTTACCTCTTTAGACTGGTCTCTTTCTGATGCCTCTCCAGCCAGCTCAACAGCACTGTCACTCTGCAGATTTTCTTGCCCAGTCTGCCCTTGTGTTTCATGCTCCATTCTTTCCTCAGCCTCAGGGATCTCTTCATCCATCTCTGAATTATCTTTATCCTCCTCTTCCTGAAATAACATCAGATTATTTTAACATTCTAAAAAACATTGAGAACTGTGTGTTATTGAAAGGCGCTTAAAGACAAATACAGTTACAAGACACAGTCAGGATGGCTTAACAAAGGGAAAGGCCTGTTTAACTGGATACCTCTTCTATGATGAGGTCACTGGCCTAGCAGATATAGAGAAGGCAGTGGAAGCAGTTTCTCTGGATTTTTAGAAAGGCTTTTGATAGTGTCCCTCACAGCATCCTTTTGGACAAGTTGTCCACCTGTGGGATGAGTGGATTCACAATATACTAAGTGGAT is a window encoding:
- the LYRM2 gene encoding LYR motif-containing protein 2, whose translation is MAALAPPARGGLGGPVAGRGRSRVMAAGRLPPGALTLKQFLRRQQVLQLYRKILRAIREVPAEQDRRYLKDWAREEFKRNKDATEEDAIRMMITQGNMQLQELQRTLKLAKS